From the genome of Thermaerobacter marianensis DSM 12885:
CGGCATCCTTCTCCACGTGCTTGCGGTACTCGTCCAGGGTCGTGGCGCCGATGGTCTGCAGCTCACCACGGGCCAGGGCCGGCTTGAGGATGCTGGCCGCGTCGATGGCGCCCTCGGCCGCGCCGGCGCCGATGATGGTGTGCATCTCGTCGATGAACAGGATGATGTTGCCGGCGCGGCGGATCTCGTCCATGACCTTCTTCAGGCGCTCTTCGAACTCGCCGCGGTACTTGGAGCCGGCCACCAGGGCGCCCAGGTCCAGGGACACCACCCGGCGGTCCTTGAGGATCTCGGGCACCTTGCCCTCGGCGATGCGCTGGGCCAGGCCCTCGACGATGGCCGTCTTGCCGACGCCCGGCTCACCGATCAGCACCGGGTTGTTCTTGGTGCGCCGGGAGAGGATCTGGATCACCCGTTCGATCTCCTTGTCCCGGCCGATGACGGGGTCCAGCTTGCCCTCCTCGGCCATCTGGGTCAGGTCGCGGCCGAAGTTGTCCAGCACCGGCGTGGTGCTCTTCTGCCGGCGCTGGCGGGCGGCGGGCGCCGGCGCCGCGGTGCCGCCCAGAAGCTTGATCACCGTCTGCCGCACCCGGTCCAGGTCGGCGCCCATGTTCTCCAGGACCTTGGCGGCCACACCCTCGCCCTCGCGGATCAGGCCCAGCAGGATGTGCTCGGTGCCCACGTAGTTGTGGCCCAGCAGGCGGGCCTCCTCGGGGGCCAGCTCCATGACCACCTTCTTGGCCCGCGGCGTGTAGCCGATCTCGCCCTGGATCGGCCCGTTGCCGCGGCCGATGATCTTCTCCACCTCCGCCCGGACCTGCTCCAGGTTGATGCCCAGGCTCTGCAGCGCCTTGGCGGCGATGCCGGTGCCCTCCCGGATCAAGCCCAGCAGCAGGTGCTCGGTGCCCACGTAGTTGTAGTTCAAGCGGCGCGCCTCTTCCTGGGCCAGCAGGATGACCCGCTGGGCCCGCTCCGAATAACGGCCGAACATCGGCGGACCCTCCTCACCGGTCACTGGGTAGTTTTCCGTAGCGACGCGGCGATCCTCTCCCGGATCAGGCGGGCGCGGCGCAGGTCCCGCTCCCGCGCGTCCAGCTCCTTCCCCGCCAGCTTCTGCAGGCACGCCGGCCGGGTCAGCACGATCAGCTCGTTGAACACCTCCGGCCGCACGTGGGACAGCACGTTCAGGTCGATGCCCAGGCGCAGGTCCGAGAGCAGCCGGATCGCCTCTTCCGACGACATCGTCCACGCGTTGGTCAGCAGGCCGTAGGCCCGCATCACCCGGTCCTTCAGGCCGTCCTCGTTCTCCCGGTAGAGCCGCTCCCGGGCACTGCGCTCCTGGTCCAGCAGCTGGCGGGTGAACCCCATCAGGTTGTCGATCAGCTCTTCCTCCGCCGGCCCCAGGGTGATCTGGTTCGACACCTGGAACACGTTGCCCAGGGCCTCGGTGCCCTCGCCGTAGAGCCCCCGCACCACCATGCCCACCTTGCCCAGCTGGCTGAGCAGCCGCCCGGCCTGCTGGGCCAGCACCAGCCCCGGGAGGTGCACCATGACCGACGCCCGGATGCCCGTGCCCAGGTTGGTCGGGCAGGTGGTCAGGTAGCCGCGTTCCTCATCGAAGGCGTAGCGCACGTGGGCTTCGATGACGTCGTCGACCCGCGTGGCCACGGCCCACGCCTCGTGGAGCTGCAGCCCGCCCAGCAGGCACTGGATGCGCAGGTGATCCTCCTCGTTGACCATGATGCTGATGGACCGGTCCTCGTTGAGGATCACCGCCCCCGTGGCCGCGTTGCGGGCGTGCTGCGGACTGATCAGGTGCTGCTCCACCAGCACCCGCCGGTCCAGCGGGCTCAGGTCGGCCATGCGCAGCAGCTCGAACCGGCCGAGGCCCGAAGCCGACAGGTGCCGGGTCACGTCTTCCATCAGCTGGATGATCTCCTGCCCCTGCTCGGGGCCCAGCAGGGTGGGGAAGGGATAGTCCTCCAGGTTCCGGGCCAGGCGGATCCGGCTGGAGAGGACCAGATCCGCGGCGGGCCCGCCACCCTCCATCCACCGCACCCGCTGGGCACCGGGAGTCACCGTCATGGCCGGTCCCTCCTATCGGCCGGGCGCGCCGCCCCGGGACCCGCCGGCCCCGGCGCGGTCCTCCCCCGCCCGCAGCCGCTGCTCCAGGGCGCGGATCTGGTCACGCAGCCGCGCCGCCTCCTCGTACTCCTCCCGGGCCACCGCCTCCCGCAGGCGGGCTCGCAGCTGCTCCAGCTGCCTTCCCAGCTGGACCTGGGCGCCGGCCCGGGACGGCACCTTCCCGCTGTGACGAACCTGCCCCTGAATGCGGCGCAGCACGGGTTCCAGCTGGTGCCGGAACTCGCGGTAGCAGTGGCTGCAGCCCAGGAGCCCCGTGCGGGCGAACTCCCGGTACCGCAGCCCGCAGCGCGAGCACCGCAGGTCCTGCACCGTGCCCGCCGGCGGCTGCCAGCCCTCCAGCAGCCCGGCCAACAGGTTGTGGATGGAGAACTGCGGCTCGAAGAAGAGCTCGTGCTCGTGCCGCTGGGCGCAGTGGGCGCACAGGTGCCGCTCGGTCTTCTTCCCGTTAACGATCTGGGTCAGGTGCACCGTCGCCTTGCGCTGCCCGCACTCGTCGCAGAGCATCGCCACCGCCTCCGTCCTGGGTAGGCTTCCCGCCCTTGAGCAGCTCCAGCACCATCGCCTTGAGCAGCCGCGCCCGGATCACGTCGCGCCAGGGCAAGTCGACGGCCAGGGTGTTGCGATCCACGGCCGCCCGCATCAGCGCGGCCTCGCGGTGGCCGGCGATGCCCTCCTCCTGCAGCCGCGCGATCAAGGCCTCCGCCCCGTCCTGGTCGATCATGTCCCCCACCCAGCGGTCCAGCAGGGCCAGCAGGTCGCCCCGCTGGCGCAGGGGAAGCCGCACGATCCGGATGAACCCGCGGCCGCCCCGCCGGCTCTCGATGACGTAGCCCGCCGCCGGGGTGAACCGCGTCTCGAGGACGTAGTTGATCTGCGAGGGGGCGCAGGCGAACCGGGCCGCCAGCTCGCTGCGCTGGAGTTCCAGCACGCCGCCGGCCCGTTCCAGCTCCCGCTTGAGATATTGCTCAATCAGTGAACACAGCGATGCCATGGCCGCCCTCCCGGCCCGGGGTTGCCCGGGACCTTTGACCTTCTTTGACTTTTCGGCCCTATTATAGGAGTCCCCCAGCATCACCACAAGGGGGCAAGTCTGGGATACGGCGCCGGGCATCCCGTCCCCTCGTCAGCGAGCTCCTGGAGGGAAGGCCGGGCAGGGACCCCCCGCCCCCGTCCCGAAGATGGCCAGCAGTTGTCGGCGAAGATCGGCGGATTCCTGCGAAAGGGTGGTGCCCCGTGGACAGCTGGCCGCCGTCGTCCTCGACCGCGCCGCAGGCCCCTGCGGAGCCCGTGCCGGCGGCGCCGCGGCCCGCCGGGCCCGGCCCTCGCCGGCAGCACCCGGGCCGGGTCCTTGCCGTGGCGGCCGCCCTGGTGGTCCTGGCCAGCCTGCTGGGCGGCACGGCCTACTGGGCGTGGGCCGCCTCCCGCCAGGGCGCGGCTGGCGCCGGCGGCGGTCCCGCTGCGGCGGGGGAGCCCGGCGGGCCGCGGACGGGTGCCCCCGGCGCCGGTTCGTCCGGCGGGGACGGGGAGCCGGGGTCCGGATCGGGCCCCGCCCCCTCGCCAGGTGCCGCCGGCGCCAGTGCCGGCCCGGCCGGCGCCCGCGCCGGGCAGGAAACGGGCAATGGCGACCGCGCGGTGCCGAATGTAGCGCCTGCCCCGGACCCCGGCGGGCCGCCCTACGATCTCCTGATCCGCGGCGGGACGGTGGTCGACGGCACCGGCCGCCCGGCCTTCCGCGCCGACGTGGCCGTCCGTGGCGACCGGATCGCGGCCGTGGGCCGGCTCGAGGGGGCCCGGGCCCGCCGGGTGATCGACGCCACCGGCCGCGTGGTGGCACCGGGGTTCATCAACGCCCACTCCCACACCTACGAGTACGTCGCCACGGCACCGGACGGCGACGCCGACCTGCTCCAGGGCATGACCACGGTCATCGGCGGGGTCGACGGCCGGTCGCCGATTCCCCTCGGCCCCTTCCTCGACGGGCTGGAGCGCCGCGGAGCGGGGACGAACCATGCCCTCTTCGCGGGCCACGGCAGCATCCGCGCCGCCGTCATGGGCAAGGCGGACCGCCGGCCCACCCAGGACCAGCTCAAGGCCATGGCGCGGCTTCTGCAGCAGGCGATGGAAGACGGCGCCCTGGGGCTGTCCACGGGCCTGGAATACGTGCCGGGCCGCTACGCCCGGACCGACGAGCTGGTGGCCCTGGCCCGGGTGGTGGCCCCCTACGGCGGGATCTACTCCACCCACATGCGCAGCGAGGGGGACGGCATCGCCGCCGCCCTGGAGGAGGCGCTGGCCATCGGCCGGCAGGCGGGCGTAGCCGTCAACGTGTCCCACTTCAAGGTGGTCTACCACCGGAACTGGCCGGTGCAAGCAGCGGTGATCGACCGCATCATGCAGGCCCGGGCGGAGGGGCTGGACGTGGTGGCCGACGTCTACCCGTACCGGTCGCCCGATTACGCCAGCGCCCTGCCCCTGGCGCAGGCCTGGGACCGGCACCCGCCGGATGACCTCATCATCCGCCGCAGCCGGGTGGCGGGCGTAGAAGGACGGTCGCTGGCGGACCTGGCTGCGGCCCGGGGCAGCGATGCCCGCGAGGCGGCCCGGTGGCTGCTGCGCCAGGACCCCGCGACCCTGGCCACCGCCCTGGTGGTCGGCGAGGAGAACCTGGGCCAGCTCCTGCGCCAGCCCTTCGCCATCATCTCCAGCGACGGCGGCGCCCGCTCGCCCGCGGCCGCCCGGAGCGACCCCCGGCTCCACCCGCGGGTGTACGGTGCCTACCCGCGGGTGCTGGCGCGGTACGTCCGGGAAACCGGCGTGCTCACCCTGGAAGAGGCGATTCACAAGATGACGGGACAGCCTGCCGCCTTCTTCGGCTTGCGGGACCGGGGCCTGGTCCGGGTGGGGATGTACGCCGACCTGGTGGTGTTCGACCCGGCCCGGGTGGCCGACCGCGCCACCTGGTCCGAGCCGGCGGTGCCGCCGGAAGGCATCGACCTGGTGGTGGTCAACGGCCAGGTGGCCGTGGAGGACGGCCGTCGGGTGCCGGGCGTCTTGGCAGGGCGGGTGCTGCGCGGCGGCCGGGACGCCCTGGCGGGCCGTGCCGGACCGGAGCCGGGAACCGTGCCACCCGGTCACACCGGACCGGCCCGCTAGACGTCCCGGCCGCACCGGACGGGCGAGGCGCCCAGGCCGCCCTCCGGCGGAACGTCACCGGCCGGCGCAGCTGCGGCGGGCCCAGACCCCCCCGGCACGGCGCCCCCCGTCTCCTCGTTCAACCAGCGCAGGTAGTCGGGGTTGCCGTCCCGGACCTCCAGCACCAGGATGGCCGGCACCGTGTAGCTGTGCCAGGCGCGCACGGCGGCGATCAGCTCGGGCACCCGCGCCCGCCGGGTCTTCAGGAGGACCACGGCCTCGTGGTCCTCGACCAGCTCGCCCTGCCACCAGTAGAAGGAGTCGATGTGGGGGAAGACGTTGGCACAGGCGGCGAGGCGCTCCTCCACCGCCTTGCGGCCGATGCGGCGGGCCTCGCCGGCGTTGGCGGCGGTGACGTAGACCAGCACCGCGTCGCCGCCGCCGGCCTCCCGCCGGCCGGCGGCGGCGACGGAGCCCGGAGTCCCCGGCTCCCGGTCCCGGCCGTCCGCGGCCGGTTCGTCCCCGTTGGCACCGGGCCGGCCCGCACCACGCCCTTCCCGCTCGCCGTCCACGGCCGTCACCTCCCGCGGGACGAAGTCACCCAGCAAGGCTGAGCAAGGCTTCCTTGCCCCCAGCGGGCCAACCGGTTCCGGTTCCCCTCAGTGGGCGGGCAGGCTGCGGCGGCGCCGCCGGCGGCCTTCGTCCTGGCGCTGGGGCAGGCCGAAGGCGAAGTCCTGCTTGTAGATGTCCAGCACCAGGGACGTCTGGGTGTTGGTGATCCCCTCGATCTTGGACAGCTCCTCCAGCAAGAAGGACGCCAGCTCCCGGTTGTCGGCGAAGAAGGCGTACACGATGATGTCGTAGATCCCTGTGGTCATGGCCACGTAGTGGACCCGGGGCAGGCGGGTCAGCTGCTCCACGATGTCGCGGATCCGGCTCTGGTCCACGTTGAGGCCGATGATGGCCGGCGCGTTGAAGCCCACCTCGAAGGGGTCCGTCACCGCGGCGATCTTGATGATGCCCTCTTCCAGCAGGCGGTAGAACTTGCGCCGGATGGTCCCCTCGGTGACCCCGATCTGCTCGGCCATGTCCACGAAGGACATGCGCCCGTCCTTCTGCAGGAGCTTGACGATCTCCCGCTCCGTCTTATCCAGCATCACCATGGTCTGCGCCTCCGTCCGCCCGGGCCGCCGGCCGGTCCCAGGGCCGTCCGGCCCGGGGCCGACCCCTTGGTCCTGCGTGCCGCGGGCCGCGGGCCTGGCGGGGCCCGCGGCCCGCCGGGTTCACCGGAATACGGCGGCCAGGGATTCTTCCAGTACGTCGCACGCCTCGTCGATCTGCTCGGGAGTGATCACCAGCGGGGCCAGGACGCGGATCACGTTTCCGTACAGGCCCGCGCGGGCGGTGATCACGCCCCGTTGCAGTGCCTCCTGGATCACCCTGCCGACTTCCTCGGTGGCCGGCGCCTTGGTGGACCGGTCCTTGACCAGCTCCATGGCGACCATGGCGCCGAGACCGCGCACCTCGCCGATCTGTTCGAACCGGCCCTGCATCGCCTCGAAGCGATGCCGGAAGTGCCGCCCCACCTGGTCCGCCTTGGCCAGCAGGTTCTGCTCGCGGAAGACGTCCAGCACCGCCAGGGCCGCGGCGCAGGCCACCGGGTTGCCCACGTAGGTGCCGCCGATGGCCGTGTCCCGGGCGGCGTCCATGATCTCGGCCCGGCCGACCACGCCCGAGAGGACCATGCCGGCGGCGATGGACTTCGCCACCGTCATCAGGTCGGGCTCGATGCCGAAGTGCTCGCAGGCGAACATCCGCGCCGTCCGGCCGAAGCCGGTCTGCACCTCGTCGCAGATCAGCACGATGCCGTGCCGGGTGCAGAGTTCCCGCACCTTCTGCAGGAAGTTGGCCGGCGGCACCACGAAGCCGCCCTCGCCCTGGACCGGCTCGATCACGATGGCGGCCACGTCTTCCGGCGCCACCGTCACCTCCAAAAGCCGCTCCAGCTGCCGGTAGGCCCAGAGCCCGACCTCCTCCGGGGACATGCCCTCCGGCCCGCGGTACGGGTACGCGTAGGGTGCCCGATAGACCTCCGGGACGAAAGGCCCGAGCCCGGCCTTGTACGGCTTGACCTTGTGGGTCAGGGTCAGGGCCATCCAGGTGCGGCCGTGGAAGGCGCCCTCGAAGGCGATGACGGCACGCCGGCCCGTGTAGTGTTTGGCGATCTTGATCGCGTTCTCCACGGCCTCGGCGCCGGAGTTGAAGAACGCGGCCTTCACCGGCCCGCTGATGGGGGCGATTTCCGCCAGCCGCTCGGCCAGCCGCACGTAGGGCTCATAAGGTACGACGGTGAAGTCGGTGTGGGTGTAGAGGCGGACCTGGCGGCAGATGGCCTCCACCACCGCCGGCTGGGAGTAGCCCACGTTCATCACGCCGAAACCGCCCGCCAGGTCGATGTAGGTGTTGCCGTCGACATCGGTGATCAGGGCGCCCTCCGCCCGCTCGATGAAGACGGGCGCCAGCACCGACTTGGCGTTGGCCACGTACTGCTGCTTCAGCGCCAAAAGTTCCCGCGAGCGCGGCCCGGGAATCTCCGTCCGGCGCACGATGGAGCCTGCCACCGCCATCCCCTCCTCGGCCACGTCTGGGTCGATCCCACCTGCGGCCCCTCGCGTCCTGCCGGGCACAAGAAGAAAGCGCCACCGCCGCGATGGCGCAAGTAAACCTCTATAGTATTCATTCCTTCGTCGCAAGTCCCTGCCGTCTCGCGGGCCCGCGGCTCCGCCGGTTCACGGGGCAGCGATCCCGCCGGTCCCGCCGGGCAGGCGCCCAAGGAAGGCCGGCCCGCCGCCGGGAGGACGGCTCGCCCCCATCCGGGTCCTGGAATCGGCGGCTTCTCCGGCGGGCCCGTCCCACCGTTTATGCCCAGGGGAGGAATTTCCCCCAAGTCTATGGTAACTACTGCTTGTTCTCGTAACGGAAGGGGTGGTGGCTCCTTGCGGGTTCCGGGAGCAGAGCGAGTGGTCAGCCACGAAGCCGATCCTACCGGGTCGGTGGGGCACGCAGCATGGGTGGCTGCCACCGGCGGCCCACCGCCGGTGGTCGCGGGCAGCGGGCGACGGCCACGGGTCCGGCTAGGCCCCCCACGGATCGGCGCGCCGCAGCTACCGGCCGGGTGGCCCGCCGAGATCGCCGCCGACGCCGCCTGGGCGCTGCGCCAGGCGGAGGTGCGCCGTTGGCGGCCGGGCGCCACGCTGGTCCCCGGCCGCGGGCCCCAGGACGGGCTCTACTGGCTGCAGAGGGGCGCCGTGCGGCTGGCGGCGACGGATCCCGCCGGCGATCCCCGCCTGGTGGGGGTCGTCGTGGCCCCGGCGCTGGTCGGCGATCCCGGCCCCCTCTTCGGCCGGCCTCCTCTTGCCTTGACGGCCACGTGCGTGACCCCTTGCACGGCCGCTTTCTGGCCGTACCCACGCTTTCTGGCCATGCTGCGACAGCGTCCCAGCCTCGGCGTACTGCTCGCCTTTCAAGGGATGGAGGCCTACCAGCAGGCGGCCCAGCGGGTTGCCGGCCTTCTCTGGCCTTGCTCGCGCCTGCGGGTCTTGCACACCCTGGTGGTGCTGGCGCGGGCCTTCCCCGTGCCGGGTGGCCGGGGCAGCCGCCTTCCGGTGAGCCTGACCCAGGGCACCATCGGGCTGGCCGCCAACGCCAGCCGGGTCACGGTCAACCGCGTCCTCGCCGACCTTCGCCGGCGCGGCATCGTGGGACGGGCCCGGCCCCTCTACATCCGCGAACCCCACCGCCTGGAGGCGCTGCTGGCCGAAGAGGCAGCAGCCGTCGCGGCGGAGCGCACGACGCGCCGCTAGCGCCTTCGGACGGCTCACGCCGCCGGGCCGGTCCTGCAGCGGGCCGTGCCGCCGTGGTAGGAGGCGGGTCCGTCCCGGAGGCCGGGGTCACGGGAAGGGGCGGGGGCCGGCATGCCCTGCCGGCCCCCGCCCTACCTCCACCCGCGGGTCGAGCCCGCGTCCTCCGTTTCCCTCCGTGATGGCATCCGCCGGGGACCT
Proteins encoded in this window:
- a CDS encoding protein arginine kinase, whose amino-acid sequence is MTVTPGAQRVRWMEGGGPAADLVLSSRIRLARNLEDYPFPTLLGPEQGQEIIQLMEDVTRHLSASGLGRFELLRMADLSPLDRRVLVEQHLISPQHARNAATGAVILNEDRSISIMVNEEDHLRIQCLLGGLQLHEAWAVATRVDDVIEAHVRYAFDEERGYLTTCPTNLGTGIRASVMVHLPGLVLAQQAGRLLSQLGKVGMVVRGLYGEGTEALGNVFQVSNQITLGPAEEELIDNLMGFTRQLLDQERSARERLYRENEDGLKDRVMRAYGLLTNAWTMSSEEAIRLLSDLRLGIDLNVLSHVRPEVFNELIVLTRPACLQKLAGKELDARERDLRRARLIRERIAASLRKTTQ
- the gabT gene encoding 4-aminobutyrate--2-oxoglutarate transaminase; its protein translation is MAGSIVRRTEIPGPRSRELLALKQQYVANAKSVLAPVFIERAEGALITDVDGNTYIDLAGGFGVMNVGYSQPAVVEAICRQVRLYTHTDFTVVPYEPYVRLAERLAEIAPISGPVKAAFFNSGAEAVENAIKIAKHYTGRRAVIAFEGAFHGRTWMALTLTHKVKPYKAGLGPFVPEVYRAPYAYPYRGPEGMSPEEVGLWAYRQLERLLEVTVAPEDVAAIVIEPVQGEGGFVVPPANFLQKVRELCTRHGIVLICDEVQTGFGRTARMFACEHFGIEPDLMTVAKSIAAGMVLSGVVGRAEIMDAARDTAIGGTYVGNPVACAAALAVLDVFREQNLLAKADQVGRHFRHRFEAMQGRFEQIGEVRGLGAMVAMELVKDRSTKAPATEEVGRVIQEALQRGVITARAGLYGNVIRVLAPLVITPEQIDEACDVLEESLAAVFR
- a CDS encoding Lrp/AsnC family transcriptional regulator — encoded protein: MVMLDKTEREIVKLLQKDGRMSFVDMAEQIGVTEGTIRRKFYRLLEEGIIKIAAVTDPFEVGFNAPAIIGLNVDQSRIRDIVEQLTRLPRVHYVAMTTGIYDIIVYAFFADNRELASFLLEELSKIEGITNTQTSLVLDIYKQDFAFGLPQRQDEGRRRRRRSLPAH
- a CDS encoding N-acyl-D-amino-acid deacylase family protein; its protein translation is MDSWPPSSSTAPQAPAEPVPAAPRPAGPGPRRQHPGRVLAVAAALVVLASLLGGTAYWAWAASRQGAAGAGGGPAAAGEPGGPRTGAPGAGSSGGDGEPGSGSGPAPSPGAAGASAGPAGARAGQETGNGDRAVPNVAPAPDPGGPPYDLLIRGGTVVDGTGRPAFRADVAVRGDRIAAVGRLEGARARRVIDATGRVVAPGFINAHSHTYEYVATAPDGDADLLQGMTTVIGGVDGRSPIPLGPFLDGLERRGAGTNHALFAGHGSIRAAVMGKADRRPTQDQLKAMARLLQQAMEDGALGLSTGLEYVPGRYARTDELVALARVVAPYGGIYSTHMRSEGDGIAAALEEALAIGRQAGVAVNVSHFKVVYHRNWPVQAAVIDRIMQARAEGLDVVADVYPYRSPDYASALPLAQAWDRHPPDDLIIRRSRVAGVEGRSLADLAAARGSDAREAARWLLRQDPATLATALVVGEENLGQLLRQPFAIISSDGGARSPAAARSDPRLHPRVYGAYPRVLARYVRETGVLTLEEAIHKMTGQPAAFFGLRDRGLVRVGMYADLVVFDPARVADRATWSEPAVPPEGIDLVVVNGQVAVEDGRRVPGVLAGRVLRGGRDALAGRAGPEPGTVPPGHTGPAR
- the cutA gene encoding divalent-cation tolerance protein CutA, whose translation is MLGDFVPREVTAVDGEREGRGAGRPGANGDEPAADGRDREPGTPGSVAAAGRREAGGGDAVLVYVTAANAGEARRIGRKAVEERLAACANVFPHIDSFYWWQGELVEDHEAVVLLKTRRARVPELIAAVRAWHSYTVPAILVLEVRDGNPDYLRWLNEETGGAVPGGSGPAAAAPAGDVPPEGGLGASPVRCGRDV
- a CDS encoding Crp/Fnr family transcriptional regulator, which produces MVSHEADPTGSVGHAAWVAATGGPPPVVAGSGRRPRVRLGPPRIGAPQLPAGWPAEIAADAAWALRQAEVRRWRPGATLVPGRGPQDGLYWLQRGAVRLAATDPAGDPRLVGVVVAPALVGDPGPLFGRPPLALTATCVTPCTAAFWPYPRFLAMLRQRPSLGVLLAFQGMEAYQQAAQRVAGLLWPCSRLRVLHTLVVLARAFPVPGGRGSRLPVSLTQGTIGLAANASRVTVNRVLADLRRRGIVGRARPLYIREPHRLEALLAEEAAAVAAERTTRR
- a CDS encoding UvrB/UvrC motif-containing protein, producing the protein MLCDECGQRKATVHLTQIVNGKKTERHLCAHCAQRHEHELFFEPQFSIHNLLAGLLEGWQPPAGTVQDLRCSRCGLRYREFARTGLLGCSHCYREFRHQLEPVLRRIQGQVRHSGKVPSRAGAQVQLGRQLEQLRARLREAVAREEYEEAARLRDQIRALEQRLRAGEDRAGAGGSRGGAPGR
- a CDS encoding CtsR family transcriptional regulator produces the protein MASLCSLIEQYLKRELERAGGVLELQRSELAARFACAPSQINYVLETRFTPAAGYVIESRRGGRGFIRIVRLPLRQRGDLLALLDRWVGDMIDQDGAEALIARLQEEGIAGHREAALMRAAVDRNTLAVDLPWRDVIRARLLKAMVLELLKGGKPTQDGGGGDALRRVRAAQGDGAPDPDR